In Propionimicrobium sp. PCR01-08-3, one DNA window encodes the following:
- a CDS encoding LacI family DNA-binding transcriptional regulator, translating to MNGRPPSLRDVAERARVSHQTVSRVINNFPGVRPETRERVHQAIDELGYRRNNAARTLVTQRSGLIGIIAVGSFLYGPTSTLAAIEEAARKHGFMTLLATLRDVAPGGLTEAVNDALNHDVEALVVIASREALLRRTAELQLNVPLIVVGPSPDDVDDLMTLSVDQAAGAASAIDHLAGLGHRRVVLLAGPQDWVDAQQRLSAAERACERHNIATQVVFGDWTAASGFAAGQELLASWASDLSGSLPTAVFAANDQMALGLLAAFNEAGVSVPSDISVVGFDDIAGADHFSPSLTTVHQDFTALGFKVMQATLAALGGEKPDLAPVSAQLRVRASTAAPRV from the coding sequence GTGAACGGACGGCCGCCGAGCCTGCGAGATGTCGCCGAGCGCGCCCGGGTCTCCCACCAGACCGTCTCCCGGGTGATCAACAACTTCCCCGGGGTACGTCCCGAAACCAGGGAGCGGGTTCACCAGGCCATCGACGAACTGGGATACCGCCGCAACAATGCCGCCCGCACGCTGGTCACCCAGCGCTCGGGACTGATCGGCATCATCGCCGTGGGGTCGTTCTTGTACGGCCCCACCAGCACCTTGGCTGCCATCGAAGAGGCAGCTCGCAAGCACGGCTTCATGACGCTGCTGGCGACCTTGCGCGACGTGGCGCCCGGCGGCCTGACCGAGGCCGTGAACGATGCACTCAACCATGACGTGGAGGCATTGGTCGTCATCGCGTCTCGTGAGGCGCTGTTGCGCCGCACCGCCGAACTGCAACTGAACGTGCCGTTGATCGTGGTCGGCCCCAGTCCCGACGATGTGGACGATCTGATGACGCTGAGCGTCGATCAGGCCGCCGGTGCGGCGTCCGCGATCGATCATCTGGCCGGGCTCGGGCACCGCCGGGTCGTCCTGCTGGCCGGCCCGCAGGACTGGGTGGACGCCCAGCAGCGCCTTTCTGCCGCCGAACGCGCATGCGAGCGCCACAACATCGCCACCCAGGTCGTCTTCGGTGATTGGACGGCCGCGAGCGGGTTCGCGGCCGGTCAGGAGTTGCTGGCGAGTTGGGCGTCCGATCTGAGCGGGTCGCTGCCGACGGCCGTCTTCGCGGCGAACGATCAGATGGCGCTGGGGCTGCTGGCCGCCTTCAACGAGGCGGGCGTCTCGGTGCCGAGCGACATCTCGGTGGTGGGGTTCGACGACATCGCCGGCGCCGACCACTTCAGCCCGTCGTTGACCACCGTGCACCAAGACTTCACCGCGCTCGGATTCAAGGTCATGCAGGCCACCCTCGCGGCGCTCGGCGGTGAGAAACCTGATCTGGCCCCGGTGTCCGCACAGCTGCGCGTCCGTGCCTCGACCGCTGCGCCGAGAGTGTGA
- a CDS encoding aldose 1-epimerase family protein: MPADLFTRRPVSGDQASITWGPYQAAVASVGASLRSLTYQGRELVAGFEANALRPAFRGAVLVPWPNRIADGRYVFDGVEYQVPLNEPERGNALHGLAIWADWQIGERDASSVTFEYRLVAQQAYPADLGVQATYRLDDQGLHWSVRATNLGEVRAPFALGSHAYLVAGPGHVDDWTLKVPAAAVLEVTPDRLLPVAERPVASFEGGTLDFRRPRAIGSTFIDHAFTDVTARADRLARVELRTPSGEGVAMTWDPAQLPWVQVHTADRPEPELNRSGLAVEPMTCPPDAFNSGNDLIVLEPGASFASSWTIGALGEDA; encoded by the coding sequence ATGCCAGCAGATCTGTTCACCCGGCGTCCGGTCAGCGGTGATCAGGCGTCCATCACCTGGGGGCCATACCAAGCGGCCGTCGCCTCGGTCGGGGCGAGCCTGAGATCGTTGACCTATCAGGGACGAGAATTGGTCGCCGGGTTCGAGGCTAACGCGCTGCGTCCGGCCTTCCGGGGGGCGGTACTGGTGCCGTGGCCGAATCGGATCGCCGACGGACGCTACGTCTTCGACGGCGTGGAGTATCAGGTTCCATTGAACGAACCGGAGCGGGGCAACGCCCTGCACGGCCTGGCGATCTGGGCCGACTGGCAGATCGGCGAGCGCGACGCGTCCTCGGTGACGTTCGAATACCGGCTGGTGGCGCAGCAGGCCTATCCGGCCGATCTGGGCGTGCAGGCGACCTACCGGTTGGACGATCAGGGCCTGCACTGGTCGGTGCGCGCCACGAATCTGGGTGAGGTCCGCGCCCCCTTCGCACTCGGCTCGCACGCGTATCTGGTCGCCGGGCCGGGCCACGTCGACGATTGGACGCTAAAAGTCCCGGCGGCAGCGGTTCTGGAGGTCACACCCGACCGTCTGCTGCCGGTGGCGGAGCGTCCGGTCGCATCGTTCGAAGGCGGAACTTTGGATTTCCGCCGACCGCGTGCCATCGGGTCAACCTTCATCGACCATGCGTTCACCGATGTCACTGCCCGGGCTGACCGGCTCGCAAGAGTCGAACTGCGCACCCCATCGGGCGAGGGCGTGGCGATGACCTGGGATCCGGCGCAGCTGCCCTGGGTGCAGGTGCACACCGCCGATCGTCCGGAGCCGGAGCTGAATCGCAGTGGATTGGCCGTCGAACCGATGACCTGCCCGCCCGATGCCTTCAACAGCGGCAACGACCTGATCGTCCTCGAACCGGGCGCGAGCTTTGCGTCATCATGGACGATCGGCGCGTTGGGGGAGGATGCGTGA
- a CDS encoding FGGY-family carbohydrate kinase — MSTTDDASSAATTLANGNARLGIELGSTRIKAVIVGDGEQVLASGGFTWENQYIDETWTYSLDAVWQGIQQAFTAVCAAAEVNHGVHPIRFAAIGISAMMHGYLAFDQQGHQLAPFRTWRNTSTGPAAAELTQLLDFNVPLRWSVAHLYQAVLNGEPHLAELDFCTTLAGYVHWRLTGRKVLGVGDASGMFPIDDATHGWDQTRLAKVDALLAEHGVSVRVEDVFSRPLDAGADAGTLTAEGALLLDPTGRLEAGIPLCPPEGDAATGMVATNAVAPRTGNVSVGTSIFAMVVLERPLAQVHTEIDLVTTPAGDQVAMVHCNNGASELGSWAGLFTDFAERIGAEADTDAIFAALLGTALAGEPDAGGLLAFNTLAGEPITGLTEGRPLVVRTPGSDFTLANFMRAQVYGMFAALSIGMRTLAEEHVALDTMYAHGGVFRTAGVAQRFLAAAIDTPVAVSTTASEGGAWGVAVLASYLVSGKGRTLPAFLTEDVFASVDTQSMPATGEDVAGYQRYLEAYEAGLAAERAAVKALPS, encoded by the coding sequence ATGTCGACGACAGATGACGCGAGCAGCGCGGCCACCACACTGGCGAACGGCAATGCCCGGCTGGGCATCGAGCTGGGCTCGACCCGGATCAAGGCAGTGATCGTCGGCGACGGCGAACAGGTACTGGCCAGCGGCGGGTTCACCTGGGAGAACCAGTACATCGACGAAACCTGGACCTACTCTCTCGATGCCGTCTGGCAAGGCATCCAACAGGCATTCACCGCGGTCTGCGCAGCCGCCGAAGTCAACCACGGCGTGCATCCGATCCGGTTCGCCGCCATCGGCATTTCGGCAATGATGCACGGCTACCTCGCCTTCGACCAACAAGGACATCAACTGGCGCCCTTCCGCACCTGGCGCAACACCTCGACGGGCCCGGCGGCCGCCGAACTCACCCAGCTCCTCGACTTCAACGTGCCGCTGCGCTGGTCTGTCGCGCATCTCTACCAAGCCGTATTGAACGGCGAGCCACACCTGGCCGAACTCGATTTCTGCACCACGCTGGCCGGATACGTGCACTGGCGGCTGACCGGACGCAAGGTTCTCGGGGTGGGCGATGCCTCCGGCATGTTCCCGATCGATGACGCAACCCATGGCTGGGACCAGACCCGCCTGGCGAAAGTGGACGCGCTGCTCGCCGAACACGGCGTCAGTGTGCGCGTGGAAGACGTCTTTTCCCGGCCGTTGGACGCCGGCGCCGACGCCGGCACGCTGACCGCCGAGGGTGCCCTGCTGCTCGACCCCACAGGGCGGCTCGAGGCCGGCATTCCGCTCTGCCCTCCCGAAGGCGATGCCGCTACCGGCATGGTCGCCACCAACGCGGTCGCCCCTCGCACCGGCAATGTCTCGGTCGGCACCTCGATCTTCGCCATGGTCGTGCTGGAGCGTCCACTGGCCCAGGTGCACACCGAGATCGATCTGGTCACCACCCCGGCCGGAGACCAGGTCGCGATGGTGCACTGCAACAACGGGGCCAGCGAGCTCGGCTCCTGGGCTGGGCTCTTCACCGACTTCGCCGAGCGGATCGGCGCTGAGGCCGACACAGACGCGATATTTGCCGCCCTGCTGGGCACGGCGCTGGCCGGCGAGCCGGACGCCGGAGGGCTGCTCGCTTTCAACACTCTGGCCGGCGAGCCGATCACCGGTCTGACCGAGGGGCGTCCACTGGTGGTGCGCACGCCCGGCAGCGATTTCACGTTGGCCAACTTCATGCGGGCGCAGGTCTACGGCATGTTCGCAGCGCTTTCCATCGGCATGCGAACCCTCGCAGAAGAACATGTAGCACTCGACACCATGTATGCCCACGGCGGCGTCTTCCGCACCGCGGGAGTTGCGCAGCGATTCCTCGCGGCGGCCATCGACACCCCGGTGGCCGTGTCGACCACCGCGAGCGAAGGAGGAGCCTGGGGCGTGGCAGTGCTGGCGTCCTATCTGGTGAGTGGCAAGGGCCGCACCCTGCCCGCCTTTCTCACCGAGGACGTCTTCGCGTCCGTCGACACACAGTCCATGCCTGCCACCGGTGAAGATGTGGCCGGCTACCAGCGATATCTCGAGGCCTATGAGGCCGGGCTTGCCGCCGAACGCGCAGCCGTCAAGGCGCTGCCCAGCTAA
- a CDS encoding L-ribulose-5-phosphate 4-epimerase has translation MNELAAYSAETQAEIAEARAEVCALHSELTRWNLVVWTAGNVSQRLHTADLMVIKPSGVRYDKLTPEDMVVCDLDGNLIDGEHSPSSDTAAHAYVYRHMAEVYGVVHTHSTYATAWAARGEEIPCVLTMMGDEFGGPVPVGPFAIIGDDSIGRGIVETLRGSRSPAVLMQNHGPFTIGKSGEDAVKAAAMVEEVAHTVHVARQLGEPLPIAQDLIDRLYDRYTNVYGQH, from the coding sequence ATGAATGAACTGGCGGCCTACTCGGCCGAGACGCAAGCCGAGATAGCCGAGGCCCGCGCAGAGGTCTGCGCGTTGCATTCCGAACTCACCCGCTGGAACCTGGTGGTTTGGACCGCCGGCAACGTCTCGCAGCGACTGCACACCGCCGACCTGATGGTGATCAAGCCCTCGGGCGTCCGCTACGACAAGCTGACCCCCGAAGACATGGTGGTCTGTGATCTCGACGGCAACCTGATCGATGGTGAGCACTCCCCGTCGTCCGATACCGCGGCACACGCCTACGTCTACCGGCACATGGCCGAGGTCTACGGCGTAGTACATACCCACTCCACCTATGCCACCGCCTGGGCCGCGCGCGGCGAGGAGATCCCCTGCGTGCTGACCATGATGGGCGACGAGTTCGGTGGCCCGGTGCCGGTCGGCCCGTTCGCCATCATCGGCGATGACTCCATCGGACGCGGCATCGTCGAGACCCTGCGGGGGTCGCGCTCACCGGCCGTGCTGATGCAGAACCATGGCCCGTTCACCATCGGCAAGTCGGGCGAAGACGCCGTGAAGGCCGCCGCGATGGTCGAGGAAGTGGCGCACACGGTGCATGTCGCCCGGCAGCTCGGCGAGCCGCTGCCGATCGCCCAGGATCTCATCGACCGGCTCTACGACCGCTACACCAACGTCTACGGCCAGCACTGA
- the araA gene encoding L-arabinose isomerase, with product MKNPFEGKQIWLLTGSQGLYGEETLAQVAEQSQQVAALLNDSGDIPVEVVWRPVLTDSETILRAMLDADSDDSVIGVICWMHTFSPAKMWIRGLEALRKPLLHLHTQAHEQLPWSTIDMDFMNLNQAAHGDREFGYILTRLGVPRTTVVGYAGQHEVTQRIGIWSRAAAGWDAAQHLTLARFGDNMRYVAVTEGDKTEAEIRFGTSVNTWGINDLTDTIAEVTDLQIDSLIAEYVESYDVVPELLPGGERHESLRYAAAQEAALRTLLEQVGATAFTDTFEDLGALKQLPGLAVQRLMADGYGFGAEGDWKTAVLVRIAKVMGYGLPGGASLMEDYSYNFVPGEQKILGAHMLEVCPSLSDDKPKLEIHPLGIGDREDPVRLVFNATPRPGLVVALSDLRDRFRLTANVVDVVEPDQPLPKLPVARAVWNPAPDLATSAACWLAAGAAHHTVMTTAVGLDAWRDFATIAGVELAVIDEDTTQTKFESELKWSAVYYRVAQGF from the coding sequence ATGAAGAACCCCTTCGAAGGCAAGCAAATCTGGCTTCTCACCGGCAGCCAGGGCCTCTACGGCGAGGAAACTCTGGCTCAGGTAGCCGAGCAGTCTCAGCAGGTCGCGGCCCTGCTGAACGACTCGGGCGACATCCCGGTCGAGGTCGTCTGGCGTCCGGTGCTGACCGACTCCGAGACGATCCTGCGCGCCATGCTGGACGCCGACTCGGACGATTCGGTGATCGGCGTGATCTGCTGGATGCACACGTTTTCGCCCGCGAAGATGTGGATCCGCGGCTTGGAGGCGCTGCGCAAGCCGCTGCTCCACCTGCACACCCAGGCCCATGAGCAACTGCCGTGGAGCACCATCGACATGGACTTCATGAATCTGAATCAGGCGGCCCACGGCGACCGCGAGTTCGGCTACATCCTGACCCGGCTCGGGGTGCCGCGCACCACGGTGGTGGGCTATGCCGGGCAGCATGAGGTCACCCAGCGCATCGGAATCTGGTCGCGGGCTGCCGCCGGCTGGGATGCGGCTCAGCACCTCACGCTTGCCCGTTTCGGCGACAACATGCGCTACGTCGCCGTCACCGAGGGCGACAAGACCGAGGCCGAGATCCGTTTCGGCACCTCCGTCAACACCTGGGGCATCAACGATCTGACCGATACCATCGCCGAGGTCACCGACCTCCAGATCGACTCCCTGATCGCCGAGTACGTCGAGAGCTACGACGTAGTACCGGAGTTGCTGCCCGGGGGCGAACGCCACGAATCGCTGCGCTACGCCGCCGCTCAGGAGGCCGCGCTTCGGACGCTGCTGGAGCAGGTCGGCGCCACCGCCTTCACCGACACCTTCGAAGATCTCGGTGCGCTGAAGCAGTTGCCCGGGCTCGCCGTGCAGCGGCTGATGGCCGACGGCTACGGTTTCGGGGCGGAGGGTGACTGGAAGACCGCGGTGCTGGTGCGGATCGCCAAGGTGATGGGCTACGGCCTGCCCGGCGGGGCCAGCCTGATGGAGGACTACTCCTACAACTTTGTGCCCGGCGAGCAGAAGATCCTCGGCGCCCACATGCTCGAGGTCTGCCCCTCACTCTCGGACGACAAGCCGAAGCTCGAGATCCATCCGCTGGGCATCGGCGACCGGGAGGATCCGGTGCGGCTGGTCTTCAACGCGACTCCGCGTCCGGGACTGGTGGTCGCGTTGAGCGACCTTCGCGACCGCTTCCGGCTGACCGCCAATGTGGTCGACGTCGTAGAACCCGATCAGCCGCTGCCCAAACTGCCGGTGGCTCGCGCCGTGTGGAACCCGGCCCCCGATCTGGCGACCTCGGCCGCCTGCTGGCTGGCGGCCGGCGCCGCCCACCACACCGTGATGACCACCGCCGTCGGGTTGGATGCCTGGCGCGATTTCGCCACGATCGCCGGTGTCGAACTCGCCGTGATCGACGAGGACACCACCCAGACGAAGTTCGAGTCCGAACTCAAGTGGAGCGCCGTCTACTACCGGGTCGCCCAAGGATTCTGA
- the poxB gene encoding ubiquinone-dependent pyruvate dehydrogenase gives MVTVAKNMVDTLAASGVKRVYGIPGDSLNGFTDALRDSGIGWVHVRHEEAAAFAASAEAALTGELAVCVGSCGPGNLHLINGLFDAQRSRVPVLAIAAHIPTSEIGSGYFQETHPQELFRECSVYVEYAADPVQMPRVMRTAMQAALAQKGVAVVVIPGDVALAEAVDETVTAVRAATPSVIPGEDELKQAAELLNKSKKVTILAGAGAEHAHDQVVALADKLEAPIVHTLRSKQFIEYDNPFDVGMTGLLGFASGYRAMEGCDTLLMLGTDFPYRPFLPDDAKVIQIDLRGEHLGRRIPLDLGLVGDVAGTVDALLPHLKHERNRSFLKDSLGHYKKTRAKLDDLATPRRGKQPLHPQYVAKLIDEIAADDAVFIPDVGSPVIWAARYLKMNGRRKVIGSFIHGSMANALPQAVGAASAFPGRQIVALSGDGGVEMLLGELLTLTQNKLPVKVIVFNNSSLNFVELEMKAGGFVTTATGLDNPDLAGIASAAGLKGFKVERSDELQAVLKKAFAYDGPALVDIVTERQELTIPPSVKYDQAKGFALYAMRTLLSGRGDELVDLTRANMHQIF, from the coding sequence ATGGTCACAGTAGCCAAGAACATGGTCGACACGCTGGCCGCGAGCGGAGTGAAGCGGGTCTACGGTATTCCGGGAGATTCGCTCAACGGCTTCACCGACGCGCTGCGCGATTCCGGTATCGGCTGGGTGCATGTACGCCATGAAGAGGCTGCGGCTTTCGCCGCCAGCGCCGAGGCGGCACTCACCGGCGAGCTCGCGGTCTGCGTGGGCAGCTGCGGTCCGGGAAACCTGCACCTGATCAATGGCCTTTTCGATGCGCAGCGGTCCCGCGTCCCGGTGCTGGCCATCGCCGCGCACATCCCCACCTCCGAGATCGGCTCCGGCTATTTCCAGGAGACGCATCCGCAAGAGCTCTTCCGTGAATGCTCCGTCTACGTCGAATACGCCGCCGATCCGGTTCAGATGCCGCGCGTCATGCGCACGGCCATGCAGGCCGCGCTCGCCCAGAAGGGTGTCGCCGTCGTGGTCATCCCCGGCGATGTCGCGCTGGCCGAGGCCGTGGACGAGACGGTCACCGCCGTCAGGGCAGCCACCCCGAGCGTGATTCCCGGCGAGGACGAGCTGAAGCAGGCCGCCGAGTTGCTGAACAAGTCCAAGAAGGTCACCATCTTGGCAGGCGCCGGCGCCGAGCACGCTCACGATCAGGTCGTGGCGTTGGCCGACAAGCTGGAGGCCCCGATCGTCCACACGCTGCGCTCCAAGCAGTTCATCGAGTACGACAACCCCTTCGATGTCGGCATGACCGGTCTGCTCGGGTTCGCGTCCGGCTACCGGGCGATGGAGGGTTGTGACACGCTGCTCATGCTGGGCACCGACTTCCCCTACCGTCCATTCCTGCCCGACGACGCGAAGGTCATTCAGATCGATCTGCGCGGCGAGCACCTCGGACGCCGGATCCCGCTCGACCTCGGCCTGGTCGGTGACGTCGCCGGCACCGTGGACGCCCTGCTGCCGCATCTCAAGCATGAGCGCAACCGCAGCTTCTTGAAGGATTCGCTGGGCCATTACAAGAAGACCCGCGCCAAGCTGGACGATCTGGCAACTCCGCGCCGCGGCAAGCAGCCGCTGCATCCGCAGTATGTCGCGAAGTTGATCGACGAGATCGCCGCCGATGATGCGGTGTTCATTCCCGATGTCGGCTCCCCGGTCATCTGGGCCGCCCGCTACCTGAAGATGAACGGCAGGCGCAAGGTGATCGGCTCGTTCATTCACGGCTCGATGGCCAATGCGCTGCCCCAGGCGGTCGGTGCAGCCTCGGCCTTCCCGGGCCGCCAGATCGTCGCGCTGTCGGGTGATGGCGGCGTCGAGATGCTGCTCGGCGAGCTGCTGACCCTCACCCAGAACAAGCTGCCGGTGAAGGTGATCGTGTTCAACAACTCCTCGCTGAACTTCGTCGAGTTGGAGATGAAGGCGGGTGGTTTCGTGACGACCGCGACCGGTCTCGACAACCCGGATCTCGCCGGTATCGCCAGCGCGGCCGGGCTGAAGGGGTTCAAGGTCGAGCGCTCCGACGAGCTGCAGGCCGTGTTGAAGAAGGCCTTCGCCTACGACGGTCCCGCCCTGGTCGACATCGTCACCGAGCGCCAGGAACTCACCATTCCGCCGTCGGTCAAGTACGACCAGGCGAAGGGTTTCGCGCTCTATGCGATGCGCACCCTGCTGTCGGGACGCGGTGACGAGCTGGTCGATCTGACCCGCGCTAACATGCACCAGATCTTCTGA
- a CDS encoding ClC family H(+)/Cl(-) exchange transporter, which yields MIRSPRSVWSSFADRVRHLFGSRRWRIARNGVLAGLLAGLIGSAYRAMIAETSGVARRIYEFLGSEGPLPLVAWMVAAGLAAFATSRLIVWEPMSSGSGIPQVKGILEHKMTMRPLPVLVARFAGGTIGSVFGLSLGREGPSIHLGAASAQLLAKPLRATSEEQDHLLTSGAAAGLSAAFSAPVSGMLFGIEGLHRSFSPLVIASASTGALAADAVATAIFGPHPILQFGTVDVLTLPLLWVVLPLGVVAGLVGSLVNRLLLASQDLLGKLPTTARLFVALLIALPCGLWLPQVLGGGERLIGWAEFEATGLGIVALLLVAKILFTSTSFGSGIPGGIFMPILAIGTLTGAGYAIAAQTLGLPGQYQAILAVCGMAGVLAASVRTPLTSILLTAEMTGSLAHLLPVATVVVIAVFTADALRIPPIYDALLERSLEGP from the coding sequence GTGATCCGATCGCCCCGCTCCGTATGGAGTTCATTCGCTGACCGGGTCCGTCACCTCTTCGGATCGCGCCGCTGGCGGATCGCCCGTAATGGGGTGCTCGCCGGGCTGCTGGCGGGGCTGATCGGCAGCGCCTACCGGGCGATGATCGCCGAGACCTCGGGCGTTGCTCGCCGGATCTACGAGTTTCTGGGTTCGGAGGGCCCATTGCCGCTCGTGGCCTGGATGGTAGCTGCCGGATTGGCGGCATTCGCCACGTCGAGGCTGATCGTCTGGGAGCCGATGTCGTCCGGCTCCGGGATTCCGCAGGTCAAGGGGATCCTGGAGCACAAGATGACGATGCGTCCGCTGCCCGTGCTGGTGGCCCGCTTCGCCGGCGGGACGATCGGCTCGGTCTTCGGGCTCTCGTTGGGACGCGAAGGTCCCTCCATTCATCTCGGAGCGGCAAGCGCCCAGTTGCTCGCCAAACCCCTACGAGCCACCTCCGAGGAGCAGGATCATCTGCTGACCAGCGGGGCAGCGGCCGGTCTCTCGGCTGCGTTCAGCGCCCCCGTCTCGGGCATGTTGTTCGGCATCGAGGGCCTGCATCGCAGCTTCTCGCCGCTGGTGATTGCGTCCGCGTCCACCGGGGCACTCGCGGCCGACGCGGTGGCCACCGCGATCTTCGGACCGCACCCGATCTTGCAGTTCGGCACCGTCGACGTGCTGACGCTGCCGTTGTTGTGGGTGGTGCTGCCACTGGGAGTGGTCGCGGGCCTGGTGGGTTCGCTGGTCAATCGGCTGCTGCTCGCCTCCCAAGATCTGTTGGGCAAATTGCCGACGACAGCGCGGCTATTCGTGGCACTGCTCATCGCACTGCCCTGCGGCCTGTGGCTTCCGCAGGTGCTCGGCGGCGGTGAGCGTCTCATCGGCTGGGCCGAGTTCGAGGCGACCGGGCTCGGCATCGTCGCGCTGCTGCTCGTCGCAAAGATCCTCTTCACGTCGACCAGCTTCGGGTCAGGAATCCCCGGCGGCATCTTCATGCCTATCCTCGCCATCGGCACTTTGACCGGCGCCGGTTACGCGATCGCGGCACAGACGCTGGGCCTGCCCGGCCAGTACCAGGCGATTCTGGCGGTGTGCGGCATGGCCGGTGTACTCGCGGCAAGCGTGCGGACCCCGCTCACCTCGATTCTGCTCACCGCCGAGATGACGGGCAGTCTGGCGCATCTACTTCCGGTCGCAACCGTCGTGGTCATCGCCGTGTTCACCGCGGACGCCCTGCGCATTCCGCCGATCTATGACGCGCTGCTCGAGCGCAGTCTCGAAGGGCCCTAG
- the corA gene encoding magnesium/cobalt transporter CorA → MTTDRPFAARDQPPRLGGNFGFPTPVKRVPIAPEQQPRTVTGNAIYVGGKRISRPDSLAEAAAQLQEIPGSMAWIGLYQPDSDDLIELGEQFGLHELAVEDAISAHQRSKLERYDETLFLVLRAARYIDEAEEIEFGELHIFSGANFVITVRHGRSPDLSVVRRRMEADPQMLSFGPEGIVYAILDAVVDGYAPVLEGLANDVEEIEDQVFTGSAGVSRRIYELSQEVVDFHEAVRPLRAIIGGLAGGFSKYEVSDDLQEYLRDVADHSARALEEIEGFRTTLRDVLSLNAALVAQRQNEEMKSLAEASNAQNEDMKKISAWAGILFVPTMITGIYGMNFTHMPEVDWAAGYPYAIGMMLISAVVMWLVFHRKGWI, encoded by the coding sequence ATGACCACCGATCGTCCTTTTGCCGCACGTGATCAGCCGCCTCGCCTGGGCGGAAATTTCGGTTTCCCGACCCCGGTCAAACGGGTCCCCATCGCCCCCGAACAGCAACCGAGAACCGTCACCGGAAATGCGATCTATGTCGGCGGAAAACGCATCTCGCGTCCCGATTCTCTTGCCGAGGCGGCGGCCCAGCTTCAAGAAATCCCGGGCTCGATGGCCTGGATCGGTCTCTATCAACCCGATTCGGACGATTTGATCGAACTCGGCGAACAATTCGGTTTGCATGAGCTCGCCGTCGAAGATGCCATCTCGGCTCATCAGCGCAGCAAACTCGAGCGCTATGACGAGACCTTGTTCTTGGTGCTGCGGGCGGCCCGCTATATCGACGAGGCAGAAGAGATCGAATTCGGTGAGTTGCACATCTTCAGTGGCGCCAACTTCGTGATCACCGTCCGGCACGGGCGCTCGCCCGATCTGAGCGTGGTGCGCCGCCGGATGGAAGCCGATCCGCAGATGCTTTCCTTCGGGCCTGAAGGCATCGTCTATGCGATTTTGGACGCGGTGGTCGATGGCTATGCGCCGGTGCTCGAAGGTCTGGCCAACGATGTGGAAGAGATCGAGGATCAGGTATTCACCGGCTCGGCCGGCGTCTCGCGGCGTATCTATGAATTGAGCCAGGAAGTCGTCGATTTTCACGAGGCGGTGCGTCCGCTGCGGGCCATTATCGGCGGCTTGGCGGGCGGATTCAGCAAATACGAGGTCTCGGACGACCTGCAGGAATACCTGCGCGACGTGGCCGATCACTCGGCCCGTGCATTGGAGGAAATCGAGGGTTTCCGGACGACTCTCCGCGACGTTTTATCGCTGAATGCGGCGCTTGTCGCGCAGCGGCAAAACGAAGAGATGAAGAGCCTCGCCGAGGCGTCCAATGCCCAGAACGAGGATATGAAGAAGATCTCGGCATGGGCCGGTATCTTATTCGTCCCGACCATGATCACCGGTATCTACGGCATGAACTTCACCCATATGCCGGAGGTGGATTGGGCAGCGGGATATCCCTACGCGATAGGCATGATGCTGATATCGGCCGTCGTGATGTGGCTGGTCTTTCACCGCAAAGGGTGGATCTAG